Proteins from a genomic interval of Odontesthes bonariensis isolate fOdoBon6 chromosome 7, fOdoBon6.hap1, whole genome shotgun sequence:
- the cspg4 gene encoding chondroitin sulfate proteoglycan 4 yields MRVPRSVLVGAFLTLLLCLPSPGHGESYFGDSFCSLQAFQDVRTFQLSLQIKTSRRSGLLLLAAGMEDYLFLELLNGKIQARMNLGGGEIKLSSSQGVQLNNLLFHKVSLTWQDSKLTMIIDDLYPTYIPVSEDGEELNVDQGIWLGGTGDLDAPYLSNAIPPFRGCMTDVKFESHQFDILNAALKQCRDTKESCSSEFEIGDGEATSFSTPDSFVSFPTWSEAAGAPRTVELLMKTTIEDALLLFHPGRESDFIAIGVVKGYLKGILDLGGGMKVLENLEVQLDDDQWHRVKVQVSEGSFVLTVDSQSSSLPLDSSKKLDLVGNLYLGGIQGKMKEVFRESGSLSRFEDDVTSESFIGCLGEIKVNQKDRSLQDALVTKDVHVKCEGEDYDYSTYYDADTTTSPPVHFRYVNVELNELLCNPTEGMPEIFKNLTKFLDVTPLLVPEGGEAFLDINNLSPTFDVSAAGMRLSQIIFTLQDDPLYGLVDMNINTKRTRKFTLLDVVNKKIKYMHDGNERHVDEIQLEVVANSNENLPDCLQTPHEVILPVEILPVNDIPELSGGEITITENGRTRLSPALIKIMDSDSRCDELVVTLTSALSANVGYLENSEERLISKFTCRELKDGNIYFVHRGGDAEITLKVSDGQAVSQSTTFRLLVTNPHMTIVTNIGLNLSQGSNASIGVQNLAIIGHPRNGDIMYNITQALLFGELQIESSDGTYKPVTAFHQSDLDQERVRYFSTDSSNQEDIVVEQIQFDTHLGQFSLLNNTFFVKIFPAQVKVSNMVELEMMAGEEQIIGLAELQAEVKGKNPDPETLKYILVKPPTLGSLKLSDKELFEGDMFTQKDILDNAVSYRLKIHRAVDGSDQFQFRVFAGDQHSPLYTFPISIFAGGNQPVLINERVVVLQGGEQSLNKNYLWMQSPSSTEFFYQVTQEPKHGRLIRDSPSGMPRFEGAIRVFSNEDLLLGRLIYKHDGSKTSSDEFHFSATDKGSDPPITATGVFRILIQSKNEHAPVRIVDKVFNVVRFGQRLLTTDVIQFKDDDSGFNDTQIVYAREGILSGNIVSASNPSQPLFRFTQADLRDRKVLFIHHGADRERFPLQVSDGFHKTTALLQIQAGEAYLRVVNNTIIVIDHGATKTLDTNLLSADSNIDIRDNSEIKFLVTAPPSDGRIIVSGIEALEFTQEDLKKGVVSYEHNYDSLRSKDSFSFTVQAKEHSKEGTFRIKIFKQGYLSEPEVITNKAIRSYESEPTVIDQDHLKVEQADILPTEMLFTIKEPPLLGHVVMLTNTSETTASPVLDYIHSFTQEDIDEGRVLYLSTSNQGEDAFTVDISNGFTTVENLRIIVTIMPRLIPIQSFNFSVKEGLSRAINADIINISHPFYTSAVIDFVVEEPPQHGDIRYLDGDELTYFTWDEVKRGQIFYMHDSTETTEDTFTLTASAYEYERRSLPVTITVTIIPVNDEAPKLTRNTGLEVLAGEEADITSSMLSTEDADTPTEELVYHVETPINGMVALKEKPEEGILNFTQAQINKGEVIFIHKGEESGGFSFTVTDGEHTSPLYQFVITARPLTITMIKQEELILFPGTRQPITSAHLGAETNEDGNEINFLLVRPPRLGRLILANDRNQYEEISQFSQSQLESGVVYYEHQMPTEPFWVVRDFMEFILSSHPATDVRHLLPITVSYFAAHSNISSQLWKNKGLDIVQGQRKTIDGSILDASNLLASLPEAQQGDVDVEFEIKRFPDHGRITLGGQDLPRDAPSFMQENVSQGKVEYLHDDSGATHDSFSFRARLKSEGHRLASPAESVILEEVFYVSIKRRGSEPPELVTIDMLLEVLQGSMTILTQNHLNTQDEDSPPDEVHFKVTKAPSNGELVNSLTMDPLSEFTQEMVNRGQLGFHSDGSLANSFMEFILSDGEHQTEPYTLHIGVLAHTLLLNKVPEIKVKQGDDETLITEEMLRATTGGPAEEEILYKITSVPKYAAVMVDRQPTSAFTQKQIKEGRVSVRFVKSTSPRDSVSFTARSRAANVSSVLNITVQPLANIAQGPLLPKGALVQLDRKLLDATPLANKTRTSPTFTIIQQPRGARFVRSGGPGAGQQVDSFNQKDLDEGRVAMEILDNASGDAIQDEAHFLLKAHGVPPAECVLSFKTGPYNSSGAYPATLLRIPSDSLSKNNNDLPGKAGSPNNIDWPVGDAITTAPPGSTSHGKPHVTRRSSFWSILIPILVVLLLLLLAAVLAYYLIRKNKTGKHNVQTAASKPKNGEVAGTETFRKTDPANNIPMSNVESKDTDPELLQHCRTTNPALKKNQYWV; encoded by the exons GCACGAATGAACCTGGGGGGTGGTGAGATCAAACTCTCCTCATCTCAAGGAGTACAGCTGAATAACCTTCTGTTCCATAAAGTCTCACTGACTTGGCAAGATAGCAAGCTCACCATGATAATTGACGATCTCTACCCAACATACATCCCTGTGAGCGAAGATGGAGAAGAGCTAAACGTTGATCAGGGCATTTGGCTTGGGGGCACAGGGGACCTGGATGCTCCCTACCTCAGCAATGCCATTCCTCCCTTCCGTGGCTGCATGACCGACGTAAAATTTGAATCCCATCAGTTTGATATTCTCAATGCAGCATTAAAGCAGTGCCGTGACACAAAGGAGTCCTGCAGCAGCGAGTTTGAGATTGGGGATGGGGAGGCAACTAGTTTTAGCACTCCCGATTCCTTTGTTTCCTTCCCCACATGGAGCGAGGCTGCTGGTGCTCCAAGGACAGTGGAACTCCTAATGAAAACCACTATCGAAGATGCTTTGCTCCTTTTCCACCCAGGCAGAGAATCAGACTTCATTGCCATTGGTGTTGTGAAAGGTTATCTTAAGGGTATACTGGACCTTGGGGGTGGCATGAAAGTACTTGAGAATTTAGAGGTGCAGCTGGATGATGACCAGTGGCATCGAGTTAAGGTTCAGGTCTCTGAGGGTTCATTTGTTCTTACTGTAGACAGCCAGTCCTCATCCCTTCCTCTTGACTCTTCCAAAAAACTGGATTTGGTTGGAAACCTGTATTTAGGTGGCATCCAGGGGAAAATGAAAGAAGTCTTTCGTGAGAGCGGATCCTTGAGTCGTTTTGAGGACGACGTGACATCTGAATCTTTCATTGGATGCTTGGGGGAAATAAAGGTAAACCAAAAGGATAGAAGCCTTCAGGATGCTTTGGTGACCAAAGATGTTCACGTTAAATGTGAAGGAGAGGACTATGACTACTCGACTTATTATGATGCAGACACAACAACGTCCCCACCTGTCCACTTTCGATATGTTAATGTTGAATTAAATGAGCTGCTTTGCAATCCAACGGAAGGCATGCCTGagattttcaaaaatttaactAAATTTCTTGATGTCACCCCTTTGCTTGTCCCTGAAGGTGGAGAAGCTTTTCTTGATATCAACAACTTAAGCCCGACATTTGACGTCAGTGCTGCAGGAATGCGTCTGTCTCAAATCATCTTTACTCTTCAGGATGATCCCTTGTATGGTCTGGTGGATATGAACATAAACACGAAACGCACAAGAAAGTTCACTCTTTTGGATGTTGTCAACAAGAAAATCAAGTACATGCATGATGGGAATGAAAGGCATGTAGATGAGATCCAGCTAGAGGTAGTTGCTAACAGTAATGAAAATCTTCCAGATTGTTTACAAACTCCCCATGAAGTTATCCTGCCGGTGGAAATCCTTCCCGTCAATGACATACCAGAACTTAGTGGAGGAGAAATCACCATCACAGAAAATGGCCGGACTCGTCTGAGTCCTGCGCTTATCAAAATCATGGATTCTGACTCCCGCTGTGATGAATTAGTCGTAACTCTAACCTCAGCACTTTCCGCAAATGTTGGGTACTTGGAAAATTCTGAGGAAAGACTCATCTCAAAGTTCACTTGTAGGGAGTTGAAAGATGGAAATATCTATTTTGTGCACAGAGGGGGTGATGCTGAAATCACCCTGAAAGtgtctgatggacaggcagtaAGTCAGTCAACTACTTTCAGGTTATTGGTGACGAATCCACATATGACCATTGTCACCAACATTGGCCTTAATTTGTCTCAAGGAAGCAATGCATCCATAGGTGTTCAGAATCTGGCTATTATCGGTCATCCCCGTAATGGAGATATTATGTATAACATCACACAAGCCCTTTTATTTGGAGAACTACAAATAGAGTCGAGTGATGGCACATACAAACCTGTTACAGCTTTCCACCAATCCGATCTGGATCAAGAGCGTGTAAGATACTTCAGCACAGACTCAAGCAACCAGGAAGATATTGTGGTGGAGCAGATTCAGTTTGACACCCATCTGGGGCAGTTTTCCCTTTTAAACAACACTTTCTTTGTCAAGATTTTCCCTGCACAAGTGAAAGTTTCAAACATGGTAGAATTGGAGATGATGGCTGGTGAAGAGCAAATCATCGGACTCGCAGAGCTTCAGGCTGAAGTTAAAGGAAAAAATCCAGATCCAGAAACTCTTAAATACATCCTTGTCAAGCCTCCAACACTTGGTAGTCTTAAGCTGTCAGACAAAGAGTTGTTTGAGGGTGACATGTTCACCCAGAAAGACATTTTGGACAATGCCGTGAGTTACAGGCTCAAGATCCACAGAGCTGTGGATGGTTCAGACCAGTTTCAGTTCAGAGTTTTTGCTGGGGACCAGCACTCTCCTTTGTACACCTTCCCAATTAGCATCTTTGCCGGTGGAAATCAGCCTGTTCTTATCAATGAGAGGGTGGTTGTTTTGCAGGGCGGTGAGCAGAGCCTGAACAAAAATTACCTTTGGATGCAGTCTCCAAGTTCCACAGAATTTTTCTATCAAGTCACACAAGAGCCAAAGCATGGGCGACTCATAAGGGATTCCCCATCTGGAATGCCTAGATTTGAGGGGGCAATTCGAGTTTTTAGTAATGAAGATCTGCTGCTTGGCAGGCTGATATACAAGCACGATGGCTCCAAGACGAGCAGCGATGAGTTCCATTTCTCAGCAACTGATAAAGGTTCAGACCCTCCGATAACTGCAACAGGTGTTTTCAGAATATTGATCCAATCCAAGAATGAGCATGCTCCTGTGAGGATTGTGGATAAAGTTTTTAATGTGGTCCGCTTCGGTCAGCGCCTGCTCACAACTGATGTCATTCAGTTCAAGGATGACGACTCAGGATTTAATGACACTCAAATTGTCTATGCTCGAGAGGGAATCCTCTCAGGCAATATTGTTTCAGCATCTAATCCATCGCAGCCTCTTTTCCGTTTTACACAAGCTGACCTGCGTGACAGGAAAGTCCTATTCATTCACCACGGAGCAGATCGGGAACGCTTCCCACTTCAGGTGTCAGATGGCTTCCATAAGACCACTGCGCTGCTGCAGATCCAGGCAGGTGAGGCTTACTTGCGCGTGGTAAACAATACAATCATCGTCATTGACCATGGAGCAACCAAAACCCTCGATACAAACCTTTTGAGCGCTGACTCCAACATCGACATCAGAGACAACAGTGAGATTAAGTTCCTGGTTACAGCACCACCCAGCGATGGCAGGATCATAGTGAGCGGGATTGAGGCTTTAGAGTTCACCCAGGAGGACTTGAAAAAAGGCGTTGTGTCATATGAGCACAATTATGATAGTCTTAGGTCCAAGGACTCCTTCAGCTTCACTGTCCAAGCAAAGGAGCATTCTAAGGAGGGCACATTCAGGATTAAAATATTTAAGCAAGGTTATCTTTCTGAGCCGGAGGTGATAACCAACAAGGCCATCCGTTCCTATGAGAGTGAACCCACTGTAATCGACCAGGACCATCTTAAG GTGGAGCAAGCTGATATTCTGCCCACAGAAATGCTGTTTACAATTAAAGAACCTCCTCTGCTTGGTCATGTGGTCATGCTGACTAATACATCAGAGACCACGGCCTCTCCTGTCCTCGACTACATCCACTCCTTCACTCAGGAAGACATTGATGAGGGGCGTGTCCTCTACCTGTCTACATCCAACCAG GGTGAGGATGCTTTCACCGTGGACATCAGTAATGGTTTTACCACAGTAGAGAACCTGCGCATCATCGTGACCATTATGCCCCGGCTCATTCCCATCCAGAGCTTCAACTTTTCCGTGAAGGAGGGCCTGAGCAGAGCAATTAATGCAGACATTATAAACATCTCACATCCCTTCTACACCTCAGCAGTCATCGACTTTGTTGTGGAAGAGCCTCCACAGCATGGCGACATCCGCTACCTGGATGGAGATGAACTTACTTACTTTACATGGGATGAG GTAAAACGTGGACAGATTTTCTACATGCATGACAGCACCGAGACCACAGAGGACACTTTCACTCTCACTGCCTCAGCTTATGAGTATGAGCGCCGCAGTCTTCCTGTCACCATCACAGTTACCATCATACCAGTCAACGACGAGGCGCCAAAACTGACACGCAACACCGGACTGGAG GTGCTTGCCGGTGAGGAGGCTGATATCACCTCCAGCATGCTGAGCACAGAGGATGCTGATACCCCCACAGAAGAGCTGGTTTACCACGTTGAAACTCCAATCAATGGGATGGTAGCACTGAAAGAGAAGCCAGAGGAGGGCATCCTAAATTTCACACAGGCGCAGATAAACAAAGGGGAGGTCATTTTCATTCACAAGG GTGAGGAGTCGGGTGGTTTCAGTTTCACCGTGACAGATGGAGAGCACACGTCTCCTCTCTACCAGTTTGTCATCACAGCAAGGCCTCTCACCATCACCATGATAAAGCAGGAGGAACTCATTCTATTTCCAG GAACCAGGCAGCCCATCACAAGCGCCCATCTGGGGGCTGAAACCAATGAGGACGGGAATGAGATCAACTTCTTACTTGTCCGTCCACCTCGCTTAGGAAGACTGATCCTGGCAAATGACAGGAACCAGTACGAGGAGATTTCCCAGTTCTCACAATCACAG CTGGAATCAGGAGTGGTCTACTATGAGCACCAGATGCCTACTGAGCCTTTCTGGGTGGTGAGGGACTTCATGGAGTTCATTCTGTCATCCCATCCGGCTACTGACGTCCGTCACCTCCTGCCCATCACTGTCTCTTATTTTGCTGCTCACAGCAACATCTCCTCACAGCTGTGGAAGAACAAAG GTCTGGACATTGTGCAGGGCCAGAGGAAAACCATTGACGGTTCAATTCTTGATGCCTCCAATCTTCTGGCGAGTCTGCCGGAAGCACAGCAAGGCGATGTCGATGTGGAATTTGAGATTAAACGCTTCCCCGATCATGGTCGTATCACCCTGGGCGGTCAGGACCTGCCCCGTGATGCACCATCCTTCATGCAGGAAAATGTGTCTCAAGGAAAGGTAGAGTATCTTCATGATGACTCAGGGGCCACCCATGACAGCTTCTCATTCAGGGCCCGTCTAAAATCTGAGGGTCATCGTTTGGCCTCACCTGCTGAATCTGTGATCCTGGAGGAGGTTTTCTATGTCTCTATCAAACGGCGAGGTTCTGAGCCCCCTGAACTAGTCACTATAGATATGCTTCTGGAGGTTCTCCAAGGCTCTATGACCATCTTGACCCAGAATCATCTTAACACTCAAGATGAAGACAGTCCACCTGATGAGGTGCACTTTAAGGTCACCAAAGCACCTAGCAATGGTGAACTGGTTAACTCACTCACAATGGATCCCCTCTCAGAGTTCACACAAGAGATGGTTAATCGTGGACAGTTGGGCTTCCACAGCGATGGCAGTCTTGCAAACAGCTTTATGGAATTCATCTTGTCAGATGGAGAACATCAAACAGAGCCATACACGCTACACATCGGCGTCCTCGCTCACACCCTACTTCTCAACAAAGTCCCTGAGATCAAAGTGAAGCAGGGCGACGATGAGACTCTGATTACTGAAGAGATGTTGAGGGCCACTACAGGAGGCCCAGCTGAGGAGGAGATCCTTTACAAAATCACAAGTGTTCCAAAGTATGCAGCTGTGATGGTAGACCGACAGCCCACATCTGCCTTTACCCAGAAACAGATCAAAGAAGGTAGAGTCAGTGTGCGCTTTGTCAAGTCCACTTCACCTCGAGACAGTGTTTCATTCACAGCCCGCAGCCGGGCCGCTAATGTCTCCTCTGTCCTCAACATCACTGTGCAGCCTTTGGCCAACATCGCCCAGGGTCCTCTATTACCCAAGGGCGCACTTGTCCAACTAGACAGAAAACTTCTGGATGCAACTCCACTGGCCAACAAGACTAGAACCTCCCCCACGTTCACAATCATCCAGCAGCCGAGAGGGGCCCGTTTTGTGAGGTCTGGGGGTCCTGGTGCAGGTCAGCAAGTGGACTCATTCAATCAGAAGGACCTGGATGAGGGTCGTGTTGCTATGGAAATCTTAGATAATGCCTCAGGTGATGCTATTCAGGATGAAGCTCACTTCCTGCTCAAAGCCCATGGGGTCCCTCCTGCAGAATGTGTGCTTTCCTTCAAGACGGGTCCATATAACTCTTCTGGAGCTTACCCAGCCACTCTGCTGAGGATTCCCTCAGATTCCCTATCCAAGAATAATAATGACCTCCCTGGTAAGGCTGGGTCCCCTAACAACATAGACTGGCCTGTTGGGGATGCCATCACCACTGCACCACCTGGCTCTACCTCCCATGGAAAACCCCATGTTACCCGTCGCAGCAGCTTCTGGTCTATTCTCATCCCCATTTTGGTagtcctcctcctcttgctgctGGCAGCCGTCTTGGCCTACTATCTGATCCGTAAAAACAAGACTGGCAAACATAACGTCCAGACAGCAGCATCCAAGCCCAAAAATGGAGAGGTGGCCGGCACAGAAACCTTTCGCAAAACTGACCCAGCCAATAACATCCCCATGTCCAATGTGGAGTCCAAAGACACAGACCCCGAGTTGTTGCAGCACTGTCGGACAACAAACCCGGCCTTGAAAAAGAATCAGTACTGGGTTTGA